A stretch of the Lolium perenne isolate Kyuss_39 chromosome 3, Kyuss_2.0, whole genome shotgun sequence genome encodes the following:
- the LOC127346185 gene encoding outer envelope pore protein 16, chloroplastic-like, translating into MCKEGVYWGSVAGVYVGVEYGIDKIRGHRDWKNAMLGGAVTGAQVSAANSDDRKHVVSNAITGAAIATAAQFLNHLTY; encoded by the exons ATGTGCAAGGAAGGCGTATATTGGG GTAGTGTTGCTGGCGTGTACGTGGGCGTGGAGTATGGCATCGACAAGATCCGTGGTCACCGAGACTGG AAGAATGCGATGTTGGGGGGTGCTGTGACCGGAGCTCAGGTGTCTGCAGCAAACAGCGATGACCGGAAGCATGTCGTCAGTAATGCCATCACAGGAGCAGCCATTGCCACCGCCGCCCAGTTCTTGAATCACCTCACCTATTAG
- the LOC127346181 gene encoding serine/threonine-protein phosphatase 7 long form homolog: MAGRSLLNRDIERAHRAAKLEASPNSLSPMVTRGGNQNWQIHPGWVQRLKWAGLLPFARLVEATRSEVIGERVGTPIKRLQQDNSLLTSLVDRWKPETHTFHFRWGEMAPTLQDVSFLLGLPLAGQPIGPLAEPMLWDEEMHARFQGTRPGQTDFLCEDHGPKCDWLLNFEVSQFTPPMSEAQITRSLEAYILWLLGKVMFTENHQTTISRRFIPIALEIAEAQTADDIIQRSWGSAVLAATYRGLCNACTLVSPKSGLLGCPLFLQLWSWERFPIGRPDIDADRPFGANELDDPDHIDMPTFGILWTRRERRFARDQVKNCYPAFTEQFDVLDDRAVIWEPYMAAAVHARYPGGISNLCYRDCAYWMTQSKIIFDVSVEVMAQQMIMRQFGSQQLVDPPPPIAPLPAYVHKYNRKGTNHSSTWWLQRVGSYVAEWDGATTHVWPNDEQFDPQEFDAYLQRYTAATRVRLIPPTDPAEAPHASMHDMYPTQSTAGSRQHAGQMTSYLQDEVTRYTRQVSSGLLLQPRNQQVSWLRRLEDKLRGIYSAITCSRSSDVVQRHLLPPRPSTQQQRRPLLTPTATPRPPPPDRAGGSSWQHHTPSVDDFQYQHHGSRPRLTPTVTPRPPPPDHAGGSSWQQQQHTPSVDDYQYQQHGMFGDYQQQAAFDEWQLQQASFMGGAGYTQGYTQHTAFNPSWGASHQDPEHMEYYNTQQNYVGMQTPPPEPTQETQYDPESGSWIPARITRAPDRFGWTPRVTPPPRNPRRRP; this comes from the exons ATGGCAGGAAGATCGTTGCTCAATAGGGACATTGAGAGGGCGCACCGTGCGGCCAAGCTAGAGGCCAGCCCTAATAGCCTGTCACCAATGGTGACACGCGGGGGTAATCAGAATTGGCAGATACACCCCGGTTGGGTTCAGAG GTTGaagtgggctggacttcttccttttgCACGGTTGGTTGAGGCCACTAGGTCAGAGGTCATCGGTGAGCGAGTAGGCACGCCGATCAAGCGCCTTCAGCAGGACAACTCCCTGCTGACCAGCCTGGTGGATCGGTGGAAGCCCGAGACACACACGTTCCACTTTCGGTGGGGagagatggcccctactctccaggacGTGTCTTTCTTACTAGGCCTACCGTTGGCGGGTCAGCCCATAGGCCCGCTGGCAGAACCTATGCTTTGGGATGAAGAAATGCATGCACGTTTTCAGGGAACTCGTCCGGGCCAGACTGATTTTCTCTGTGAGGACCACGGTCCAAAGTGTGACTGGTTACTCAACTTCGAG GTTTCGCAGTTCACACCGCCGATGAGTGAGGCACAGATCACTAGGAGTCTCGAGGCGTACATATTGTGGCTGCTTGGGAAGGTGATGTTCACAGAGAACCATCAGACCACCATCAGCAGGCGCTTCATCCCCATTGCACTGGAGATAGCAGAGGCACAAACCGCCGACGACATCATACAGCGGAGTTGGGGTTCCGCGGTTCTAGCAGCAACGTACCGAGGTTTGTGCAATGCTTGTACACTTGTCTCCCCCAAGTCTGGCCTTCTTGGCTGCCCACTGTTCTTGCAGCTGTGGTCCTGGGAGAGGTTCCCGATTGGTCGGCCAGACATAGATGCTGACCGCCCTTTCGGGGCAAACGAATTGGATGATCCAGACCACATCGACATGCCTACTTTCGGCATACTTTGGACACGTCGCGAG AGACGATTTGCTCGCGACCAGGTCAAGAACTGCTACCCTGCGTTCACCGAGCAGTTCGACGTGCTCGATGATAGGGCGGTGATCTGGGAGCCCTATATGGCGGCCGCCGTGCATGCAAGGTACCCCGGCGGGATCTCTAACCTCTGCTATAGAGATTGTGCGTACTGGATGACACAGTCGAAGATCATCTTCGATGTGTCCGTGGAGGTAATGGCCCAGCAGATGATCATGAGGCAGTTCGGCTCTCAGCAGCTGGTCGATCCTCCGCCACCGATAGCACCTCTCCCTGCCTACGTCCACAA GTACAATAGGAAGGGTACTAATCACTCCTCGACATGGTGGCTTCAGCGCGTTGGCTCGTATGTTGCTGAGTGGGATGGTGCGACAACACACGTCTGGCCGAACGATGAGCAGTTTGATCCACAGGAGTTTGACGCATATCTGCAGAGGTACACTGCAGCCACGCGAGTGCGCCTCATCCCGCCGACTGATCCAGCCGAGGCGCCTCATGCGTCTATGCACGATATGTACCCGACTCAgtccacagccggcagtcgacagCACGCG GGCCAGATGACTTCATACTTACAGGATGAAGTCACTCGGTACACACGTCAAGTGTCCAGTGGGCTTCTTCTGCAGCCACGCAACCAGCAGGTGTCCTGGTTGAGGCGTCTCGAGGACAAGCTACGCGGGATCTACTCGGCTATCACGTGCAGCCGTAGTTCTGATGTCGTTCAGCGCCACCTCCTTCCACCGCGGCCCTCCACACAGCAGCAGCGACGGCCACTTCTCACACCGACGGCGACACCCAGACCACCACCTCCTGACCGGGCAGGAGGTTCGTCGTGGCAGCACCACACTCCTTCCGTCGACGACTTTCAGTACCAGCACCACGGATCACGGCCACGTCTCACACCGACGGTGACACCCAGACCACCACCTCCTGACCATGCAGGAGGTTCGTcgtggcagcagcagcagcacactccTTCCGTCGACGACTATCAGTACCAGCAGCACGGTATGTTCGGTGACTATCAGCAGCAAGCTGCTTTCGACGAGTGGCAGCTGCAGCAGGCCTCTTTCATGGGAGGAGCAGGATACACGCAGG GATACACGCAGCACACTGCGTTCAATCCTTCATGGGGAGCTAGTCATCAGGATCCTGAGCACATGGAGTATTACAACACGCAGCAGAACTATGTCGGTATGCAGACTCCTCCACCAGAGCCCACACAGGAGACGCAGTACGACCCCGAGTCCGGGTCCTGGATCCCTGCTCGCATCACCAGGGCCCCGGACAGGTTCGGTTGGACACCCCGTGTTACGCCGCCCCCACGAAACCCCAGACGCCGTCCATAG
- the LOC127346183 gene encoding metallothionein-like protein 2C yields MSCCSGKCGCGDACKCGSGCNGCGMYPDVEAASNGNVFLVAAATHKASAGGMEMAAEAENGGCSCSKCNCGTSCGCSCCTC; encoded by the exons ATGTCGTGCTGCTCAGGAAAGTGCGGCTGCGGCGACGCCTGCAAGTGCGGCAGCGGCTGCAACGGCTGCGGCATGTACCCCGACGTCGAGGCCGCCAGCAACGGCAACGTcttcctcgtcgccgccgccacccacaAGGC TAGCGCTGGCGGGATGGAGATGGCCGCGGAGGCGGAGAACGGCGGCTGCAGCTGCAGCAAGTGCAACTGCGGCACCAGCTGCGGCTGCTCCTGCTGCACCTGCTAG
- the LOC127340556 gene encoding ethylene-responsive transcription factor ERF071-like, giving the protein MSPRRRANLSSTGFDRVRLWPGGGHFGADITAAGERVWLGTFDTKDKAARLYDVAAWRFGRPRRNMNFPEIGSREQADAVTPQPRFVTQEDQRVQRWLAVTKLDEWAMAQ; this is encoded by the coding sequence ATGTCTCCTCGTCGCCGCGCCAATCTGAGCTCGACGGGCTTCGACCGAGTCCGCTTGTGGCCGGGGGGGGGGCATTTCGGGGCGGATATCACCGCCGCCGGAGAGCGGGTGTGGCTTGGCACCTTCGACACAAAGGATAAGGCCGCCCGCTTATACGACGTTGCGGCATGGAGGTTTGGTCGTCCGCGCCgcaacatgaacttcccggaaatTGGGTCTCGGGAGCAAGCCGACGCGGTCACTCCACAACCACGCTTCGTGACGCAAGAGGACCAGCGGGTGCAGCGGTGGCTTGCCGTCACCAAGCTGGATGAGTGGGCCATGGCACAGTAG